The genomic stretch CGTCACTGGAGAACAGCACTCCTGCTTCGGTGGCGGCGATGATAGCCCCCGTGCCCGGTGCGGTGGCCAAAGCGACAGGGGGCGCGGGAATGGACAGCGTCTCCCAGTTTTCACCATCTGTGCTGACGCGCAGCTCTCCGTCGAAGCCGACGATACGTTCAGCGCCCGCGGTCAGGGCGTGGAAGTCTGATTCCCCGCCTCGAGAGAGCACACTCCAGCTCTCTCCCTGGTCGGTGGATTCGATCAGCCCAACAGGTTCGGGCAGATCTGATCCAGCCCCTGGGTGGCCTGAAGCCAGGTAGCGCCCCTGGGGTGCGAGCGTGAATCCCATCAGATCAACAGTGGGACCCACCGAGACCATGTCAC from Nesterenkonia sandarakina encodes the following:
- a CDS encoding F510_1955 family glycosylhydrolase codes for the protein DMVSVGPTVDLMGFTLAPQGRYLASGHPGAGSDLPEPVGLIESTDQGESWSVLSRGGESDFHALTAGAERIVGFDGELRVSTDGENWETLSIPAPPVALATAPGTGAIIAATEAGVLFSSDGTSWETLETPQLMSRVAWADETTIVGSGIDGRLVTSRDAGQSWSASEEPVGEVVALGASLTEDGSVEALLVVDSTVLRSLDGGNTVEQLA